One genomic segment of Desulforamulus reducens MI-1 includes these proteins:
- a CDS encoding type II secretion system F family protein: MWVSLFAFLAVVCLGIGIIYQKDYSKLKELLSGKSSVKVDDKSSILDELWGTPPDTRKATLNQAMVGLVLGFMAGEFISSTVALLLAPSGFVLGPRIYELAVRGYKRKKFRTLFTRAVSDMAVVARNSTILEGIAHVAENAKPPVSDIFSYISESIQKGEKDYLAIIKAAEVYNVPELLPLADSVRIIADLGGGKRAPEILTSAAEMVKHQNRFIDKVNIAVSEMLWDAAISMLILVACFAWLALPEDSVYRLSLSKHPMLLAAGFGSLIICWVFIFAELKKFKSKCGL, translated from the coding sequence ATGTGGGTTTCCCTTTTTGCATTTCTTGCCGTTGTTTGTCTTGGCATCGGAATCATTTACCAGAAAGACTATTCCAAATTGAAGGAACTGCTTTCTGGCAAATCTTCCGTCAAGGTAGATGATAAGTCAAGTATTCTTGATGAATTATGGGGAACACCCCCTGACACCCGAAAAGCCACTCTGAACCAGGCTATGGTTGGTCTGGTTTTAGGTTTTATGGCAGGGGAGTTTATAAGCAGCACAGTTGCTTTACTGCTGGCCCCTTCCGGATTTGTACTGGGTCCACGTATTTATGAATTAGCAGTCAGAGGTTATAAAAGAAAAAAATTCCGTACTTTGTTTACCCGGGCTGTATCGGACATGGCTGTGGTAGCCCGCAACAGTACGATTCTGGAAGGTATTGCCCATGTTGCGGAAAATGCCAAACCGCCAGTATCCGATATCTTTAGTTACATTTCTGAAAGCATTCAAAAAGGGGAAAAAGACTACTTAGCCATTATCAAAGCTGCAGAAGTATATAATGTTCCTGAATTGCTCCCTCTGGCCGACTCCGTGAGAATTATCGCTGACCTTGGGGGTGGGAAAAGGGCGCCGGAAATATTAACTTCTGCCGCAGAGATGGTCAAACACCAAAACAGGTTTATTGATAAGGTGAACATTGCTGTATCGGAAATGCTATGGGATGCGGCCATCTCAATGCTGATCTTGGTTGCTTGTTTTGCTTGGCTGGCTCTCCCGGAAGATTCAGTATACCGTCTTTCATTATCTAAACATCCCATGCTGCTGGCCGCGGGATTTGGCAGTTTGATTATTTGCTGGGTTTTTATTTTTGCTGAGCTCAAGAAGTTTAAGTCAAAATGTGGTCTTTAA
- a CDS encoding CpaF family protein, which produces MQKDQFKGLQGISPLLRQRQDQQLEEIIYSRFGELVMECRAHALTIFQKNKGEKIDGNYLESELNNLLSKKYGNIGLSERENIARMVKNEMLGYGVLQDLIDDPLISDIYVIRYNRVRYKRDGKLYVAKNVRFRDEQHLRQFIDLLCYIGKRKVDESNPTVSLTTPEGHRVAITLGTIADGFSTMSIRKFLFTGNIDGLVKNGTFSKRAAEFIRRCVKGRRNIVIVGPQNTGKTTLIAVLGHEFDENELPVLVEEVRECTIEHPDLRVFVARQANMEGKGEYGFKRILKDSLQSGGTRVLVAEVRDGSVYYMLTAMAMGQQGSMGTFHADSPQDAIQIRLVLMLSQAPECAGMTIESMYRIIGAAVHTVIMLNLDENGRRICSHISEVLKSTGEPPEVIDIFERRNGELVYTGNYPIRAAEEMKQYGVDFKGVIEN; this is translated from the coding sequence ATGCAAAAGGACCAGTTTAAGGGCTTGCAGGGTATATCTCCTTTGCTGCGTCAAAGGCAAGATCAACAGTTAGAAGAAATTATCTACTCCCGATTTGGTGAGTTAGTAATGGAGTGCAGAGCCCATGCCTTAACGATTTTTCAAAAGAACAAAGGTGAGAAGATTGATGGCAATTACCTAGAATCAGAATTAAACAATCTTCTAAGCAAAAAGTACGGAAATATTGGGTTGTCGGAACGAGAAAATATTGCCCGTATGGTTAAAAACGAAATGCTGGGGTATGGCGTTCTGCAGGACCTAATAGATGATCCTCTGATCTCTGATATCTATGTTATACGGTACAACAGAGTACGGTATAAAAGGGACGGCAAACTCTATGTTGCTAAGAATGTACGCTTCCGAGATGAGCAACACCTTCGTCAGTTCATTGACCTACTATGTTATATCGGTAAACGCAAGGTAGATGAATCTAATCCTACAGTATCCCTTACTACACCGGAAGGACACCGGGTGGCAATAACCCTGGGAACCATAGCAGATGGCTTCTCAACCATGTCTATACGGAAATTTCTATTTACAGGAAATATTGATGGACTTGTCAAAAATGGCACCTTCTCCAAAAGGGCGGCAGAATTTATAAGACGTTGCGTTAAGGGAAGACGGAATATTGTTATCGTTGGCCCCCAGAACACAGGCAAAACCACATTGATTGCTGTTCTTGGCCATGAGTTTGATGAAAACGAACTGCCGGTCCTGGTGGAAGAGGTCCGTGAGTGTACTATTGAACACCCGGATCTTCGTGTATTTGTTGCCAGACAAGCTAACATGGAGGGCAAAGGGGAATATGGCTTTAAACGCATTTTAAAGGATTCCTTACAATCAGGCGGCACACGGGTTCTGGTTGCTGAAGTACGGGACGGCAGTGTTTATTACATGCTCACAGCCATGGCCATGGGTCAGCAGGGTAGTATGGGCACCTTCCACGCCGATTCGCCACAGGATGCAATCCAAATTCGCTTAGTACTTATGCTAAGCCAAGCCCCGGAATGTGCCGGAATGACCATCGAAAGCATGTACCGCATCATTGGGGCTGCAGTACACACCGTTATAATGCTTAACCTCGATGAAAACGGTAGAAGGATATGCTCTCACATATCCGAAGTTCTAAAATCCACTGGGGAACCCCCGGAGGTAATAGATATTTTTGAAAGGAGGAACGGGGAGCTAGTATACACAGGTAATTATCCCATTAGGGCCGCAGAAGAAATGAAACAGTATGGGGTGGATTTTAAAGGGGTGATTGAAAATTAA
- a CDS encoding AAA family ATPase — MNKIKLFVSGPREFVDYITHQVENNPGAMMIVNVSTEPSQTVAILESGSTSADVLLLGFDDRKIETMVQPLSRFSENFPIFISAKQLSVAHKKWKPFYFNIAREGGELSAITRYFKDRPQDIAIPERASVINTVASQARVEHVKERENRIETIPVDKKVITVFGQKGGIGKTCTVVSVSQSLSTLTTMSVCVLDLDMNRDYGDILRYFGYVGNDKVDALTIERPDWAGQLKLPTEKTLSAWTKLLSGEKSGDGKFMLSDEMRLNKKLVEHCLIKIKPNLFFLPPVRTIMDEHSISETDVRKIISILRRHFSTVIIDGGNTLSTQTVSAISESDDLLIMAEAAIASFDSLADFTLNTLNIVKGHAVPRIIINMMMDKDKIPRKQYVDPEKELPEIVGGFPVIAVFPWDDELNISVRWKLIVPYYGAHDTPFTREMPNLLKHLYPKEIFSQAKEKDSGNGFFRFFKKFLALGGAR; from the coding sequence TTGAATAAGATTAAGTTATTTGTGTCAGGCCCACGGGAATTTGTTGATTATATAACGCATCAGGTAGAAAATAACCCGGGAGCCATGATGATTGTTAATGTCTCAACAGAGCCATCTCAAACAGTAGCAATCCTTGAGTCTGGGTCAACCAGTGCAGATGTGTTACTGCTGGGTTTTGATGACAGAAAGATTGAAACGATGGTTCAACCACTGTCCCGTTTTTCGGAAAACTTTCCCATATTTATTTCCGCAAAACAGCTTTCCGTTGCCCATAAAAAGTGGAAACCCTTCTACTTCAATATTGCCCGGGAGGGTGGAGAACTTTCAGCCATAACTAGATATTTCAAGGATAGACCCCAGGATATTGCCATACCAGAAAGGGCCAGTGTAATCAACACAGTTGCATCCCAAGCACGGGTGGAACACGTAAAGGAACGGGAAAATAGGATTGAAACAATACCGGTCGATAAAAAAGTAATTACAGTCTTTGGACAAAAGGGGGGGATTGGCAAAACCTGTACCGTTGTCTCGGTCTCTCAAAGTTTGTCCACCCTGACAACCATGTCCGTTTGTGTTCTTGACTTAGACATGAACAGGGATTATGGTGACATTCTCCGTTATTTTGGCTACGTGGGCAACGATAAGGTGGATGCCTTAACCATTGAACGTCCAGATTGGGCTGGACAACTTAAATTACCCACAGAGAAAACCTTATCTGCCTGGACAAAATTGCTTTCAGGAGAAAAGTCCGGGGATGGCAAATTTATGCTGAGTGATGAAATGCGCCTAAACAAAAAATTGGTTGAGCACTGCCTAATCAAAATAAAACCCAACCTGTTTTTCCTGCCGCCGGTCCGTACAATCATGGATGAACATTCAATCTCAGAAACGGATGTGCGGAAAATCATTAGCATATTAAGAAGGCACTTTTCAACAGTTATTATAGATGGCGGTAACACGCTTTCCACCCAAACCGTAAGTGCTATATCAGAGTCCGATGACCTTTTAATTATGGCAGAGGCGGCCATTGCCTCATTCGATAGTCTTGCGGACTTTACCTTAAATACGCTGAATATCGTTAAAGGCCATGCAGTACCAAGGATTATCATCAACATGATGATGGATAAAGATAAAATACCCCGTAAGCAATATGTCGATCCAGAAAAGGAACTGCCGGAAATTGTGGGCGGGTTTCCAGTAATCGCCGTATTTCCCTGGGATGATGAACTTAATATATCAGTTAGATGGAAGTTGATTGTGCCTTATTATGGCGCACACGATACGCCTTTTACCCGGGAAATGCCCAATTTGTTAAAGCACCTGTATCCAAAGGAAATATTTAGCCAAGCAAAGGAGAAAGACAGTGGTAATGGTTTCTTTCGCTTCTTTAAAAAGTTTCTGGCTTTAGGAGGTGCCCGATAG